The Castanea sativa cultivar Marrone di Chiusa Pesio chromosome 11, ASM4071231v1 genome contains a region encoding:
- the LOC142616347 gene encoding uncharacterized protein LOC142616347: MTEAGPPSDWVSKLMRKFCKMVGFPIVRHEAQCLALFRILEQECLKVKDEEVSKRPSISGTRGLRELKGLISYVNYEGASARSKCRDALTDSGAASVYGPNDNGQRPNLWGELSQVRARWPVAWCLVGDFNIIRYPSERLGCETFSPAMLAFSDFIENNYLVDLPLEGASFTWFRDSGLPSMSRIDRALVSLDWEEHFEYVSQRVLPRVLSDHCPLLLEAGGVWRGRSAFKFENMWLKDEGFVDRVKQWWDGYSFEGSPSFILAQKLKALKADLKKWNREEFGDLAFRKKNKLTELMGLDVREELVGLSNEDQSRRIQLKGDIEHLASLEETSWRQKSRALFVKEGDNNTRFFHRLANSHRNAN; this comes from the exons ATGACTGAGGCTGGTCCCCCTTCGGATTGGGTATCCAAGTTGATGAGAAAATTCTGTAAAATGGTGGGCTTTCCTATTGTGAGACATGAAGCTCAATGTTTGGCCCTTTTTCGCATCCTGGAACAGGAGTGTCTCAAGGTGAAGGACGAAGAGGTGTCTAAGAGACCCTCTATTTCAGGGACACGAGGCCTCAGGGAGCTTAAGGGGCTGATTTCTTATGTCAATTATGAGGGTGCCTCTGCTAGGAGTAAGTGCAGAGATGCTTTGACTGACTCGGGGGCTGCTA GTGTGTATGGCCCTAATGACAATGGTCAACGGCCTAATTTGTGGGGGGAGTTGTCTCAGGTGCGAGCCAGGTGGCCCGTGGCATGGTGCCTTGTAGGTGATTTTAATATTATCAGATACCCAAGTGAGAGACTTGGTTGTGAGACTTTCAGCCCTGCTATGCTCGCATTCTCTGATTTCATAGAGAATAATTATTTAGTTGATTTACCTTTAGAGGGGGCTTCCTTCACTTGGTTTAGAGATTCCGGTCTTCCCTCtatgtcaagaattgacaggGCCTTGGTTTCTCTTGATTGGGAGGAGCACTTTGAGTATGTATCCCAACGGGTGCTTCCTCGTGTTCTTTCTGACCACTGCCCTCTTCTGTTAGAAGCTGGTGGTGTTTGGCGTGGTCGTAGTGCCTTTAAATttgagaacatgtggttaaAGGATGAGGGTTTTGTGGATAGAGTTAAGCAGTGGTGGGATGGCTACAGTTTTGAGGGTTCTCCAAGTTTCATCTTGGCCCAAAAATTGAAGGCTCTAAAAGCAGACCTTAAAAAGTGGAACAGGGAGGAATTTGGTGATTTGGCTTTTAGAAAGAAGAATAAGCTAACTGAGCTGATGGGGTTAGATGTGAGAGAGGAGCTAGTGGGTCTCTCAAATGAGGATCAGAGTCGGCGCATTCAACTCAAAGGAGACATAGAGCATCTGGCTTCTCTTGAGGAGACATCTTGGAGGCAAAAGTCTAGAGCCTTATTTGTGAAAGAGGGAGATAATAATACTCGGTTTTTTCATAGATTAGCAAATTCCCATAGAAATGCTAATTAG